One window from the genome of Hippocampus zosterae strain Florida chromosome 7, ASM2543408v3, whole genome shotgun sequence encodes:
- the pum1 gene encoding pumilio homolog 1 isoform X1: MNRTLSRGPPVPSHHAALAPTPPPSRHVVGVKSWGVREKLGPKSVTIHPLRRLWWNEQCVLKRKAVLWQDSFSPHHRTRSPSSMPVVLSSGGHAPPTGQAPQAAPPSQQGVAGAGRSQDDAMVDYFFQRQHGEQPGKHRWPAGDNIHDSQVRSMDELNHDFQALALEGRAMGEQLLTGKKFWETDDSGKDGPKGIFLDQWRDSAWGASDHSVSQPIMVSRRPGQGFHGGGEVGVGSVMSPRSESGGLGVSMVEYVLSSSPADKLDACLRKGPYGQRDSEVVEDKREKPKATFEAEKLKELAEVEADVINEVINPNGLPVQNGLDVDVKEFGRPPGNMQPPGPDGDLLGGPGGVGVDGLAPLGGTGGPKPPEDFPGVDQGGVAMDPMESVMEPLQFDYNSQMPMDSAPTVGLFDYNSQQQQLFQRSNALAVQQLTAAQQQQYALAAAQQPHIGLAPAFVPNPYIISAAPPGTDPYAAGLAAAATLGPAVMPPQYYGVTPWGVYPANLFQQQAAAANNSANQQAAGQGQQNQQQVMRAGGNQRPMTPSQGQQGQQNEQLVATAAVNSALAFGQGLAAGVPGYPVLAPAAYYDQTGALVVNTGARSGPVRLMAPASVIISPSAAQAVAAAAASAGNGNGGLGGGANGPFRTMTSQQPQQQGGPGSGPLGGSSFYGSSSLSSSSQSSSLFSQGSGQPGPGSASLGFSQQASSSLGATLGATLGGFGTAVANSSGGSGSRRDSLTGNSELYKRTPSSLTPIGHSGFYNGTLGFSPSPGPVGMPLPNQGPSHSLTPPPSLSNHSSSSNLNLGGLTNGSGRFISAAPGAEAKYRSAASSGSSLFSPSSQLFPSSRLRYGMSDVMPSGRSRLLEDFRNNRYPNLQLRDIAGHIMEFSQDQHGSRFIQLKLERASSAERQLVFSEILQAAYQLMVDVFGNYVIQKFFEFGSLDQKLALAERIRGHVLSLALQMYGCRVIQKALEFIPSEQQVISEMVRELDGHVLKCVKDQNGNHVVQKCIECVQPHALHFIIDAFKGQVFALSTHPYGCRVIQRILEHCLPEQTLPILEELHQHTEQLVQDQYGNYVIQHVLEHGRAEDKSKIVAEIRGNVLGLSQHKFASNVVEKCVTHASRAERALLIDEVCSLTEGPHSALYTMMKDQYANYVVQKMIDVAEPTQRKIVMHKIRPHISTLRKYTYGKHILAKLEKYYMKNGVDLGPLCGPPNGIM, encoded by the exons ATGAACCGCACGCTCTCGCGCGGCCCTCCCGTCCCTTCCCATCATGCAGCGCTCGCGCCTACTCCTCCGCCGAGCCGCCATGTTGTCGGAGTGAAATCCTGGGGAGTCAGAGAGAAGCTGGGGCCGAAATCCGTCACCATCCACCCTCTCCGCCG GCTGTGGTGGAATGAGCAGTGTGTGCTGAAGAGGAAAGCAGTACTCTGGCAGGATTCCTTCAGCCCCCACCATAGAACTAGGTCTCCCAGCAGCATGCCCGTGGTGCTGAGCAGCGGAGGACACGCCCCTCCCACCGGGCAGGCTCCTCAGGCCGCACCGCCCAGCCAGCAG GGTGTGGCAGgtgccggacgttcccaggatGACGCCATGGTAGACTACTTTTTCCAACGACAGCACGGCGAGCAGCCCGGAAAGCACCGCTGGCCCGCTGGGGACAACATCCATGACAGCCAG GTGCGCTCCATGGACGAGTTGAATCATGACTTCCAGGCTCTAGCTTTGGAGGGACGCGCCATGGGAGAG CAGCTGCTCACCGGGAAGAAGTTCTGGGAGACGGACGACTCCGGGAAGGATGGCCCAAAGGGGATCTTCCTGGACCAGTGGAGGGACAGCGCATGGGGGGCCTCAG ACCACTCGGTGTCTCAGCCAATCATGGTGTCCCGCCGACCCGGTCAGGGTTTCCATGGCGGCGGTGAAGTGGGCGTGGGCTCTGTTATGTCGCCGCGATCCGAGAGCGGAGGGCTGGGCGTCAGCATGGTGGAGTACGTGCTCTCCTCCTCGCCTGCCGACAAGCTGGACGCCTGCCTACGGAAAGGACCTTAT GGCCAGCGGGACAGCGAGGTGGTGGAGGACAAGCGGGAGAAGCCAAAGGCGACGTTTGAGGCGGAAAAGTTGAAAGAGCTGGCGGAGGTGGAGGCCGACGTCATCAACGAGGTCATCAACCCCAACGGTCTCCCCGTGCAGAACGGTCTGGACGTCGACGTCAAAGAGTTCGG CCGCCCGCCGGGCAACATGCAGCCCCCGGGCCCGGACGGGGACCTGCTGGGCGGCCCGGGGGGCGTCGGCGTGGACGGGCTGGCGCCCCTGGGCGGCACTGGTGGCCCCAAACCGCCCGAGGACTTCCCCGGCGTGGACCAGGGCGGTGTTGCCATGGACCCGATGGAGTCGGTGATGGAGCCGCTTCAGTTCGACTACAACTCTCAGATGCCTATGGACTCGGCGCCCACCGTGGGACTCTTTGATTACAACAGCCAGCAGCAG CAGCTCTTCCAGAGAAGCAACGCTCTGGCCGTGCAGCAGCTCACCGCCGCTCAGCAGCAACAATACGCCTTGGCGGCAGCACAGCAGCCCCACATTG GTCTGGCCCCTGCCTTTGTTCCCAATCCTTACATCATCAGCGCTGCCCCGCCAGGTACAGACCCCTACGCGGCGGGACTAGCGGCGGCGGCAACTCTCG ggccaGCAGTGATGCCTCCTCAGTACTACGGCGTCACCCCGTGGGGCGTGTACCCTGCCAATTTATTCCAGCAACAAGCAGCTGCCGCCAACAACTCGGCCAATCAGCAGGCGGCAGGCCAGGGCCAGCAGAACCAACAGCAG GTGATGCGTGCGGGAGGCAACCAGCGTCCCATGACGCCCAGCCAGGGGCAGCAAGGGCAGCAGAACGAGCAGCTAGTTGCCACGGCAGCCGTCAACTCCGCCCTTGCCTTTGGGCAGGGGCTCGCAGCAGGAGTGCCTG GTTACCCTGTCCTGGCCCCCGCAGCCTACTACGACCAGACGGGCGCCCTGGTGGTCAATACCGGTGCTCGTAGCGGTCCCGTTCGTCTCATGGCCCCCGCGTCCGTTATCATATCGCCTTCTGCGGCGCAAGCAG TTGCTGCTGCGGCGGCCTCGGCAGGCAACGGCAACGGCGGCCTGGGCGGCGGCGCCAACGGCCCCTTCCGCACCATGACATCCCAGCAGCCCCAGCAGCAGGGGGGCCCCGGCAGCGGACCTCTGGGCGGCAGTTCCTTTTACGGCTCCTCCTCGCTCAGCTCATCTTCGCAGAGCTCCTCGCTCTTCTCACAGGGCTCCGGCCAGCCCGGCCCGGGTTCCGCTTCCCTGGGCTTCAGTCAGCAAGCCTCTTCCTCCCTTGGTGCCACTCTGGGGGCCACATTGGGAGGCTTCGGTACTGCGG tggccaacTCGAGTGGCGGCAGCGGTTCCCGGCGCGACTCTCTGACAGGCAACAGCGAGCTATACAAGCGCACTCCTTCCAGCCTCACGCCCATCGGCCACAGTGGCTTCTACAACGGCACGCTGGGCTTCAGCCCCTCGCCCGGCCCGGTGGGCATGCCGCTGCCCAATCAGGGCCCTTCCCACTCACTCACCCCGCCGCCCTCGCTCTCCAACCACAGCTCCTCATCCAACCTCAATTTGG GGGGCCTGACCAACGGGAGCGGGCGCTTCATCTCGGCCGCCCCGGGTGCCGAGGCCAAGTACCGCAGTGCTGCCAGCTCTGGCTCGTCGCTCTTCTCTCCCAGCAGCCAGCTGTTCCCGTCGTCACGGCTACGCTACGGGATGTCAGACGTGATGCCGTCGGGACGCAGCCGCCTGCTGGAGGACTTCCGCAACAACCGCTACCCCAACCTGCAGCTGCGCGACATCGCCGGACACATCATGGAGTTCAGCCAGGATCAGCACGGCAGCAG GTTCATCCAGTTGAAGTTGGAACGAGCCAGTTCGGCTGAGCGCCAACTCGTCTTCAGTGAAATCCTGCAGGCCGCATACCAGCTCATGGTGGACGTCTTTGGCAACTACGTCATCCAGAAGTTCTTTGAG TTTGGCAGTCTGGACCAGAAGCTAGCGCTCGCCGAGCGTATCCGTGGCCACGTCCTGTCGTTGGCGCTGCAGATGTACGGTTGCAGGGTCATCCAGAAGGCGCTGGAGTTCATCCCGTCTGAACAGCAAGTCATT AGCGAGATGGTGCGCGAGCTGGACGGCCACGTGCTCAAGTGTGTGAAGGACCAGAACGGCAACCACGTGGTGCAGAAGTGCATCGAGTGTGTGCAGCCGCATGCTCTGCACTTCATCATAGACGCCTTCAAGGGACAG GTGTTTGCCTTGTCCACTCACCCGTACGGCTGCCGAGTCATCCAGCGCATCCTGGAGCATTGCTTGCCCGAACAGACCCTGCCCATCCTGGAGGAGCTCCACCAGCACACCGAGCAGCTCGTGCAG gaCCAATATGGCAACTACGTCATCCAGCATGTGTTGGAGCATGGCCGAGCTGAAGATAAGAGCAAGATAGTGGCGGAGATCAGAGGGAATGTGCTGGGACTCAGCCAGCACAAGTTTGCCAG TAACGTGGTAGAGAAGTGCGTGACTCATGCCTCGCGGGCGGAGCGAGCGTTGCTGATCGACGAAGTGTGCAGCCTGACGGAGGGCCCTCACAGTGCCTTATACACCATGATGAAAGACCAGTACGCCAACTACGTGGTGCAGAAGATGATCGACGTGGCCGAGCCCACCCAGCGCAAGATCGTCATGCACAAG ATCCGGCCGCACATCTCCACGCTGCGGAAGTACACGTACGGCAAACACATCCTGGCCAAGCTGGAGAAGTACTACATGAAGAACGGCGTGGACCTGGGACCCCTTTGCGGCCCCCCCAACGGCATCATGTAA
- the pum1 gene encoding pumilio homolog 1 isoform X5, with protein MSAVEEERQTLWWNEQCVLKRKAVLWQDSFSPHHRTRSPSSMPVVLSSGGHAPPTGQAPQAAPPSQQGVAGAGRSQDDAMVDYFFQRQHGEQPGKHRWPAGDNIHDSQVRSMDELNHDFQALALEGRAMGEQLLTGKKFWETDDSGKDGPKGIFLDQWRDSAWGASDHSVSQPIMVSRRPGQGFHGGGEVGVGSVMSPRSESGGLGVSMVEYVLSSSPADKLDACLRKGPYGQRDSEVVEDKREKPKATFEAEKLKELAEVEADVINEVINPNGLPVQNGLDVDVKEFGRPPGNMQPPGPDGDLLGGPGGVGVDGLAPLGGTGGPKPPEDFPGVDQGGVAMDPMESVMEPLQFDYNSQMPMDSAPTVGLFDYNSQQQQLFQRSNALAVQQLTAAQQQQYALAAAQQPHIGLAPAFVPNPYIISAAPPGTDPYAAGLAAAATLGPAVMPPQYYGVTPWGVYPANLFQQQAAAANNSANQQAAGQGQQNQQQVMRAGGNQRPMTPSQGQQGQQNEQLVATAAVNSALAFGQGLAAGVPGYPVLAPAAYYDQTGALVVNTGARSGPVRLMAPASVIISPSAAQAVAAAAASAGNGNGGLGGGANGPFRTMTSQQPQQQGGPGSGPLGGSSFYGSSSLSSSSQSSSLFSQGSGQPGPGSASLGFSQQASSSLGATLGATLGGFGTAVANSSGGSGSRRDSLTGNSELYKRTPSSLTPIGHSGFYNGTLGFSPSPGPVGMPLPNQGPSHSLTPPPSLSNHSSSSNLNLGGLTNGSGRFISAAPGAEAKYRSAASSGSSLFSPSSQLFPSSRLRYGMSDVMPSGRSRLLEDFRNNRYPNLQLRDIAGHIMEFSQDQHGSRFIQLKLERASSAERQLVFSEILQAAYQLMVDVFGNYVIQKFFEFGSLDQKLALAERIRGHVLSLALQMYGCRVIQKALEFIPSEQQVISEMVRELDGHVLKCVKDQNGNHVVQKCIECVQPHALHFIIDAFKGQVFALSTHPYGCRVIQRILEHCLPEQTLPILEELHQHTEQLVQDQYGNYVIQHVLEHGRAEDKSKIVAEIRGNVLGLSQHKFASNVVEKCVTHASRAERALLIDEVCSLTEGPHSALYTMMKDQYANYVVQKMIDVAEPTQRKIVMHKIRPHISTLRKYTYGKHILAKLEKYYMKNGVDLGPLCGPPNGIM; from the exons ATGTCCGCCGTGGAAGAGGAAAGACAAAC GCTGTGGTGGAATGAGCAGTGTGTGCTGAAGAGGAAAGCAGTACTCTGGCAGGATTCCTTCAGCCCCCACCATAGAACTAGGTCTCCCAGCAGCATGCCCGTGGTGCTGAGCAGCGGAGGACACGCCCCTCCCACCGGGCAGGCTCCTCAGGCCGCACCGCCCAGCCAGCAG GGTGTGGCAGgtgccggacgttcccaggatGACGCCATGGTAGACTACTTTTTCCAACGACAGCACGGCGAGCAGCCCGGAAAGCACCGCTGGCCCGCTGGGGACAACATCCATGACAGCCAG GTGCGCTCCATGGACGAGTTGAATCATGACTTCCAGGCTCTAGCTTTGGAGGGACGCGCCATGGGAGAG CAGCTGCTCACCGGGAAGAAGTTCTGGGAGACGGACGACTCCGGGAAGGATGGCCCAAAGGGGATCTTCCTGGACCAGTGGAGGGACAGCGCATGGGGGGCCTCAG ACCACTCGGTGTCTCAGCCAATCATGGTGTCCCGCCGACCCGGTCAGGGTTTCCATGGCGGCGGTGAAGTGGGCGTGGGCTCTGTTATGTCGCCGCGATCCGAGAGCGGAGGGCTGGGCGTCAGCATGGTGGAGTACGTGCTCTCCTCCTCGCCTGCCGACAAGCTGGACGCCTGCCTACGGAAAGGACCTTAT GGCCAGCGGGACAGCGAGGTGGTGGAGGACAAGCGGGAGAAGCCAAAGGCGACGTTTGAGGCGGAAAAGTTGAAAGAGCTGGCGGAGGTGGAGGCCGACGTCATCAACGAGGTCATCAACCCCAACGGTCTCCCCGTGCAGAACGGTCTGGACGTCGACGTCAAAGAGTTCGG CCGCCCGCCGGGCAACATGCAGCCCCCGGGCCCGGACGGGGACCTGCTGGGCGGCCCGGGGGGCGTCGGCGTGGACGGGCTGGCGCCCCTGGGCGGCACTGGTGGCCCCAAACCGCCCGAGGACTTCCCCGGCGTGGACCAGGGCGGTGTTGCCATGGACCCGATGGAGTCGGTGATGGAGCCGCTTCAGTTCGACTACAACTCTCAGATGCCTATGGACTCGGCGCCCACCGTGGGACTCTTTGATTACAACAGCCAGCAGCAG CAGCTCTTCCAGAGAAGCAACGCTCTGGCCGTGCAGCAGCTCACCGCCGCTCAGCAGCAACAATACGCCTTGGCGGCAGCACAGCAGCCCCACATTG GTCTGGCCCCTGCCTTTGTTCCCAATCCTTACATCATCAGCGCTGCCCCGCCAGGTACAGACCCCTACGCGGCGGGACTAGCGGCGGCGGCAACTCTCG ggccaGCAGTGATGCCTCCTCAGTACTACGGCGTCACCCCGTGGGGCGTGTACCCTGCCAATTTATTCCAGCAACAAGCAGCTGCCGCCAACAACTCGGCCAATCAGCAGGCGGCAGGCCAGGGCCAGCAGAACCAACAGCAG GTGATGCGTGCGGGAGGCAACCAGCGTCCCATGACGCCCAGCCAGGGGCAGCAAGGGCAGCAGAACGAGCAGCTAGTTGCCACGGCAGCCGTCAACTCCGCCCTTGCCTTTGGGCAGGGGCTCGCAGCAGGAGTGCCTG GTTACCCTGTCCTGGCCCCCGCAGCCTACTACGACCAGACGGGCGCCCTGGTGGTCAATACCGGTGCTCGTAGCGGTCCCGTTCGTCTCATGGCCCCCGCGTCCGTTATCATATCGCCTTCTGCGGCGCAAGCAG TTGCTGCTGCGGCGGCCTCGGCAGGCAACGGCAACGGCGGCCTGGGCGGCGGCGCCAACGGCCCCTTCCGCACCATGACATCCCAGCAGCCCCAGCAGCAGGGGGGCCCCGGCAGCGGACCTCTGGGCGGCAGTTCCTTTTACGGCTCCTCCTCGCTCAGCTCATCTTCGCAGAGCTCCTCGCTCTTCTCACAGGGCTCCGGCCAGCCCGGCCCGGGTTCCGCTTCCCTGGGCTTCAGTCAGCAAGCCTCTTCCTCCCTTGGTGCCACTCTGGGGGCCACATTGGGAGGCTTCGGTACTGCGG tggccaacTCGAGTGGCGGCAGCGGTTCCCGGCGCGACTCTCTGACAGGCAACAGCGAGCTATACAAGCGCACTCCTTCCAGCCTCACGCCCATCGGCCACAGTGGCTTCTACAACGGCACGCTGGGCTTCAGCCCCTCGCCCGGCCCGGTGGGCATGCCGCTGCCCAATCAGGGCCCTTCCCACTCACTCACCCCGCCGCCCTCGCTCTCCAACCACAGCTCCTCATCCAACCTCAATTTGG GGGGCCTGACCAACGGGAGCGGGCGCTTCATCTCGGCCGCCCCGGGTGCCGAGGCCAAGTACCGCAGTGCTGCCAGCTCTGGCTCGTCGCTCTTCTCTCCCAGCAGCCAGCTGTTCCCGTCGTCACGGCTACGCTACGGGATGTCAGACGTGATGCCGTCGGGACGCAGCCGCCTGCTGGAGGACTTCCGCAACAACCGCTACCCCAACCTGCAGCTGCGCGACATCGCCGGACACATCATGGAGTTCAGCCAGGATCAGCACGGCAGCAG GTTCATCCAGTTGAAGTTGGAACGAGCCAGTTCGGCTGAGCGCCAACTCGTCTTCAGTGAAATCCTGCAGGCCGCATACCAGCTCATGGTGGACGTCTTTGGCAACTACGTCATCCAGAAGTTCTTTGAG TTTGGCAGTCTGGACCAGAAGCTAGCGCTCGCCGAGCGTATCCGTGGCCACGTCCTGTCGTTGGCGCTGCAGATGTACGGTTGCAGGGTCATCCAGAAGGCGCTGGAGTTCATCCCGTCTGAACAGCAAGTCATT AGCGAGATGGTGCGCGAGCTGGACGGCCACGTGCTCAAGTGTGTGAAGGACCAGAACGGCAACCACGTGGTGCAGAAGTGCATCGAGTGTGTGCAGCCGCATGCTCTGCACTTCATCATAGACGCCTTCAAGGGACAG GTGTTTGCCTTGTCCACTCACCCGTACGGCTGCCGAGTCATCCAGCGCATCCTGGAGCATTGCTTGCCCGAACAGACCCTGCCCATCCTGGAGGAGCTCCACCAGCACACCGAGCAGCTCGTGCAG gaCCAATATGGCAACTACGTCATCCAGCATGTGTTGGAGCATGGCCGAGCTGAAGATAAGAGCAAGATAGTGGCGGAGATCAGAGGGAATGTGCTGGGACTCAGCCAGCACAAGTTTGCCAG TAACGTGGTAGAGAAGTGCGTGACTCATGCCTCGCGGGCGGAGCGAGCGTTGCTGATCGACGAAGTGTGCAGCCTGACGGAGGGCCCTCACAGTGCCTTATACACCATGATGAAAGACCAGTACGCCAACTACGTGGTGCAGAAGATGATCGACGTGGCCGAGCCCACCCAGCGCAAGATCGTCATGCACAAG ATCCGGCCGCACATCTCCACGCTGCGGAAGTACACGTACGGCAAACACATCCTGGCCAAGCTGGAGAAGTACTACATGAAGAACGGCGTGGACCTGGGACCCCTTTGCGGCCCCCCCAACGGCATCATGTAA